The DNA window TCCTTGGATCTGCCCCGAAGTGCAGGATCTGTttccttttatggcccagtatttAGCCTAGTATCCAcaccagacccgccctggaccccacataagtcagaaacctggggcagatatagcgggactccaacactcggcctgtcaccttctcatagatGTTATAATATATTCTTTCCTAGAAGCAGAATATTGCACCCTCATGGAGGTGTACACATAGTAAGATGAATGTAAAATAACCTCACCTCTATAGCggaattctattttattttttttaatttgtcatACTGTATGTTTTACAAGAtgaattttcaaaatttttcGAAACGCTTGTTTGACTTCGGCATTCTTCAAGCTGTAGATCATAGGATTTAGCACAGGCGTCAGAACCCCATAAATCAGAGAAATATATTTCAGATTAGAAGAAAAACTTTGCGTGTGCCCCATGTACATGGTTATGCTGGTCCCATAAAACATAAGCACCACAGTGAGGTGGGAAGCGCAGGTGGAGAAAGCTTTAGACCGACCCTCTGCCGAACGAATGTTGAGTATCGATACGATGATACAAATATAGGAAACCACAATAAAAATAAAGGGTGATAGAAGAGTAAAAAAACTGATAATAACAATAGTTATCTTATAAAAGGAGAGGTCACCGCAGGCCAATTCTAAAAGCACCAGGATCTCACAAGCAAAATGGTTTATCCGGTACTCATTGCAGAAGATGAGAGGTCTGGCCATAGTTGGGACGGTTGAAAACAGAAAACTTCCAACCCACATCACGACCGTAATACAATGGCACACCCGCCAACTCATAATGACGGTGTAATATAAGGGGAAGCATATGGCGATATACCGGTCATAGGCCATCACCGCCAACAATATACACTCAGTTCCTCCTAGAAACAGACCAATGTACATTTGGGTCAAGCAACCGGTGACCGAAATCCTTCTCTTTTTAGAAAATACATCATGTAGCATCCTCGGAAGAGAATTTGAAGAGTAGCACAAGTCCAAAAAAGACAAATTGCTGAGAAAGTAATACATTGGCGTGTGGATCTGAGGACTGACGACAACGGTGAAGATCAGAAAACAGTTCCCAAAAATTGTCAACACGTAAAAGAAtacaaataaaatgaataaaaatattcTTGTCTGCAAGCTTTGAGAAAATCCCGTCAGGACAAATTCTGTGAGTACGGTTTGGTTCCTAAGATCCATGTTAGagttgacattttttttaattaaattcctgggtaaaaaaaaaataataatttacgtTTTATAACAGTTTTGTATTTtgacatgaaaaataaaattttttgaaATTGCTCATTCAACCTTACAACACGCGAGGAAAAGAAATTTGGATTGTAGGTAAAAGACAAGGAAGTTTTCGTTTGAGATTCGAACTGGTTCACAATAAATCAGGCTCGTCATGAATTTTCTAAAATTTTCTAGTTTGGCTTAACCAGAAATTTTTGGAGTTTTCCAACCATGAATCATTATTACACTTCGGGCCCCAAGAAAGAACATTGGATGTCAAAAAGaatccccaggagaggtgagggaaggagagtaaaaatatgtttctgtgcCTACCCAGGGCCATTGACTACAATTACACTATATTACAATTATGTTACAGTCTATGGCACAAGCAATGTAATGATCACAAATTCAagcccccttaaaaaaaaaaattcaattaaaaattaaaaaaaacaaacaaaaaaaaacaatacacaaAATGCTCAAATgactcccctttccatagattcCTAATAAAAGAACTAAATTAAACTAAACACATTGTGCCTCCAAAAATACCTGAACTacagacatgtaaaaaaaaaattcccatatggtgaacactgtcgtgggggagaaaaaaaaaaatcaaaatggctgaacTTGTGTTTTCACATCCCATTAAAActgaaaaaagtgattaaaatatcagaaattccccaaaattacagaaaaatatactcgagtataagcctagtttttcagcccAGGTTTTGtgctcaaaaagcccccctcggcttatactcaagtcaagcaaaaaaaaaaaaaaaaaaaaaaaaaaaattatatatatatatatatatatatattctttttttatttatttattttcttgggggggggggggggagagctatGAACATCcgctatagtaatgtatagaatctcccataaaatagtgaaggaaaaaaaaaaaaaaaagctttaaaaaaaatatataataaaaaaaaataaaagttgtaaatccctcctttccctagaatacatatataagtagaaaatgactgtgacacacatacacattaggtctcctgtgtctgacagtgtccggtctactgaatataggggatctgcagtgctcctgttccgtcgggaaggggttaataggagcactgcagatcccctatattcagccagactgaattccaattggggggaaaaaacccagtcctcaagctcagggaaggggcagacagacaaccaaaacaccccctccccttccccagtacccagtaactactgcacccaaaaactccggccattttaatttttgaaattttccagtagctgctgcatttcccccctaggcttatactcaagtcaataagttttcccattttttgtagtaaaattaggggcctcgacttatattcgggttggcttatactcgagaatatacagtaattaaaaagtacatctggtccacaaaaaacaaaacaaagaaaaaaggaaaacaagttatagctgtcagaatatggcaattttttggaaaaaaaagttttagatttatattaaaggggtcttcccatgtacataatcacatctatatttgtagataattaaaggttaaacatttttgcacatataagtaattaaaaattctgcaaagttttaaagattttctctaactttatcagtggtgacagtctgttatcttgatcgtttgacaatggatacgaccaccaatgcagaaactttctatggtctgggccttgtcaggaacccagacatgattttcttattgggatatcaggcaggggcactacatgtatcagaagatatcccggccacaataaggacagcatgaccgattttctgaccttagtaagttcctacattcatggtcgtatccactgccaaccgatcaagacaacagactgtgaccgcaagatatttaaagaaaatctgtaaaactctgcaaaatgtttaatgacttatatttgcaaaaatgtttaacttttcattatctacaaatttaaaagaaaaaatcatgtacatgggagacccctttaaggtgttaaaGTGTAATCTTAACTGCCAACAAAAAATTGACGAAACATtggatgccataaaaacaaagcctataagaaaatggtgcaaatgtgttttttttctaaatccacaCCCTTCTGAATTTTTTGCTGATTCCCACTACataatagggatttttttttattattatttttttttatgtagattgtgagccccacatagagatcacaatgtacattccccccccccccccctccctatcagtatgtctttggaatatgggatgaaaatccatgcaaacatggggagaacatacaaactccttgcagatgtttttttttgcccttggtgggatttgaacaccaggaccccagcgctgcaaggctgctgtgctaaccactgagccaccgtgtgcccccccccataatagggaatattaaatgataccatcaTGAAATCCAatctgtcccacaaaaaataagcccaactctataaatagacaaaaataaataaattattacttTTGGAATTTTTTAGGATTCTGATAATTTCTACTAAATCCTAATTTTACTGATCAACTATGGAACAATCAGTAGTAAGAATCTTATTCTATGACATCTCTTCACAtttgtagtatacagcagacatccCGTTGCAATGGCCAGGATTGTAAGCAACTCAGAAACTAGACTTCAAATTATGGAATTGTGGAGACCTCCATAACTATCTGCGTTCCGCAACATGAGAAATTAGCCATAGGTCGGGTCCCTGCGTCATGTAAATACCatgactttttggctgtggctcgctacgtggggccataACCTCAAAGTGTTTTTATTGTGCAGAAGATGcaaagtgtaaaaaaatatgaagtTCTGTTGTATTATATTAACTCACGGGGTAAAACACCATGTCATTCGTACAGCTTGTTGAAAGCCATAAAAAGCAGTGCAGTATTGCAATATTTTATCTTCCCTTCCAATAAAATGGAGTAAAAATGCTCATTATGTGATATGGATGTCAAAATAGTACAAATAAAAAATGACGTAAATACAATAGTCAAAACTTTCATCCAAGAACAATTCAGATACAACACATAGAATCCAATGGTAAAAGCCACCTGGATCAAATGGCATCCAGGTAGTAGGAAACAGTAACGGGGCAATGTGACCACGTATGTAGCTCagttaatggggaaaaaaaacaacaaattatCCTGAAAATATGGcaacaaaaacacaattttttaaaGTGCTTTTATTGTGCAAAATAAAACATAACACAATTATATGGCCATTGTCTTATCCACCCGTGGCCAATGtcttttaggctagggccccacatcaggagtggaatgagcaaaAGGTTGATGTATaagtatgttatatatatctcccatttcacttgtaggctttggctcaaaaaaacgcaacaaaatctgcaacaaaaaagctgccatttccgcaacgtggggccttacccttataCTCTCATTTCGAACACCAttaacagaaaaaagaaaacaacattgaaataaaatttttTCCCATtccatccatttaaaaaaaaaaatacaggataggtaccccaaaatggtgtcattaataAATACAACAGACCCCACAAAAACAAGCCCTCGTACAAGTACATTGGTATAACCAGAAATATTGGAAGGCAGGGATGTCAAATAGATTGCAGTAAAATAAAGATGAAAATTGGGTGGAGCAGCAAGGGGTTAATACCACATAGTCAAgggagtataaaaaaaaaaaaaatgtaagaaagtAGAAATCACCTTAGTTCAACCCCCACCAAATAAAATGGAACAGCTGTTAGCCGAAACATGTTCCAATAaaaactcatcccacaaaaactAAGCCATCTATTTCACCAATCCTATAATATTGGAGGGAGAGTATCAATGTACATGAAGCTATACTGTATGTAATTGGAGACTACCCTAAGGTGTGCACACGAAGACAAAACCAGAGACTGATATTTATAGAAGAGCAATTACCGGATTGTAGTCAATTATCGGCACGCTGCAAAGGGATCTGTGATCAGAGAGAATTCTCCATAGAACACAGAAATTACCAGCTACGTTACATCTCGAAATATCACCGTTAACCCCTCGGGGACATTTCAGCGATATTCTGggattttgttttatttgctTGTTTTTAATTTTCACTTTCTCAATTCTGTCTTCCAAGAACTTGTTTTGTATGATTTCATTATAGCCATATGAATAGGAAGCACCAGTCTGTTCTAAGGCTTAGTGACCAGACCAAAACCTGCAAGAAGACAGTGCCGGAATAGAAGACCTCACCGGCGTTGGTCTTTGAGCTAAAACTGGGTAAGCTGAGAAACCGTACACTCAATTTAACCctaaagtactatcatggtgtctatcatacttCCTCCGCGTCtcttgcgtgcatgcgcagtacactcctgtagttctccgtagaactacaggagcgtactgcgtacggagcggagtgtgaccccagccagaagaagacacggttgctgttgaagaggGAGGCGTCGCTGGGGAGAGGTCTCtggctgcagtggggacgcccccatcgccggtATTGCTAGCTAAGGAACGGCGCTGCGGAGATGgtagagacgaatagtctttcttaaggctattccgatgtgataattagagaaaaaaaaaatgttggttttgtggtaaaatccctttaatgggattctactagagatgagcgaacagtgttctatcgaacacgtttgatcggatatcagggtgttcgccatgttcgaatcgaatcgaacaccgcgtggtaaagtgcgccaaaattcgattcccctcccaccttccctggcgccttttttgcaccaataacagcgcaggggaggtgggacaggaactacgacaccggtgacgttgaaaaaagtaggcaaaacccattggctgccgaaatcaggtgacctccattttagacgaatagtggatttcaaatccgggtcatatgagaatgtgaactttgtgactatgagacagggatagctgtacaggcagggatagctagggataacctttatttaggggggaatgttattaaaaataactttttggggctctatcgggtgtgtaattgtgatttttgtgagataaactttttcccgtagggatgcattggccagcgctgattggccgaattccgtactctggccaatcagtgctggccaatgcattctattagcttgatgaagcagagtgtgcacaagggttcaagcgcaccctcggctctgatgtaggagagccgagggtgcacttgaacccttgtgcaccctcagctctgctacatcagagccgagggtgcgcttgaacccttgtgcacactctgcttcatcaagctaatagaatgcattggccagcgctgattggccagagtacggaactcgaccaatcagcgctggctctgctggaggaggcggagtctaagatcgctccacaccagtctccattcaggtccgaccttagactccgcctcctccagcagagccagcgctgattggccgaattccgtactctggccaatcagcactggctaatgcattgtattggcgtgatgaagcagtgctgaatgtgtgtgcttagcacacacattcagctctacttcatcgggctaatagaatgcattggccaatcagcgctggccaatgcattctattagcgtgaactgagtttgcacaggggttctagtgcaccctcggctctgctacatcagattgctacatctgatgtagcagtgccgagtgtgcatcagatgtgtagttgagcaaaactgactcagcactgctaagtctctgcattcgcataggaatgcattggccagccttcggccaatcagcgctggctctgccggaggaggcggagtctaaggtcggacct is part of the Leptodactylus fuscus isolate aLepFus1 chromosome 3, aLepFus1.hap2, whole genome shotgun sequence genome and encodes:
- the LOC142198665 gene encoding olfactory receptor 13H1-like, with the protein product MDLRNQTVLTEFVLTGFSQSLQTRIFLFILFVFFYVLTIFGNCFLIFTVVVSPQIHTPMYYFLSNLSFLDLCYSSNSLPRMLHDVFSKKRRISVTGCLTQMYIGLFLGGTECILLAVMAYDRYIAICFPLYYTVIMSWRVCHCITVVMWVGSFLFSTVPTMARPLIFCNEYRINHFACEILVLLELACGDLSFYKITIVIISFFTLLSPFIFIVVSYICIIVSILNIRSAEGRSKAFSTCASHLTVVLMFYGTSITMYMGHTQSFSSNLKYISLIYGVLTPVLNPMIYSLKNAEVKQAFRKILKIHLVKHTV